A region of the Ranitomeya imitator isolate aRanImi1 chromosome 5, aRanImi1.pri, whole genome shotgun sequence genome:
ttcacaaataaacgcaggtaatatcaaataaattttaccaccaacattaagtataatatgtcacgagaaaacaatgtcagaatcatcacgatccgttgaagtgttccagagttataacctcataaagggacagtggtcagaattgtaaaaattggcccggtcattaacgggcaaaccacccttgggggtaaaggggttaactactgtATAATAAAAAGTTGAGAAATGTTCTAATTGTTTTAATGTTTCTTTCCTTGCTTGCTGccagtgaatgagaacattcttgTCCTATTTACTTTATCTCTTATCACCTGTACATACCTGGCCCTGCTGAGCAGGGGTACTCAATTGTGGATCTATAACGAAGGGAATCTGTCCCacgcttttgctatgtaatctgatgtagggacagagaccctgattccagcaatgtgtcacataCTGCTGTTATTTTGATGCAATCACAATTTTATCttgtgcagatctaccagttctctgcctGCTGACCTCACACCACCTATtgccagctttctgtgtatactatGCATTGATAGAAAGTTGATGGTGGcgggttacacagagcagttgactaggaagTACGACACTTTtagacttctttcacacttccgtcggtcatCCTGTGTCAGAGTGCAGTGAACTGACGTAACGACGGACGTTGCAAAATTAGAGGAAAACgtgtgcaacgcatccagtgttatgacggatgcgtcgcATGAGTCCCGGGCTGAGGAGAGggggagagaaagggggagggatgggagagagaaagagagagattggaaaatgcttccaggcatgctcagatgtaaaaactgcatccgtcactggattcctgagtttcacagtgtgcgcaggatccagtgtctataggctcccattctgtgcaACGATGTATGCCGCAGGAGGCGTCGGGGAACGTTTTCCtactgcagacaaaaaacgttccaaatgACGGTCCGTCAAATTccccaggatccagtgcacgacggacaaacGTGTgggcatccgtcgctaatacaagtctatgagaaaatgcaggatcctgttttctcaaaaaacaaCGTATCTCGACGGGGCTACAAAGAAGGAAGTGTGAAAGCGGCCTTAGTCCTGCAGTGATAGCATCCAGCTGatagcctgattccagcaatgtgtcacttattgggctgcaggtgttaataaaatcagtttatctgcccctacatcatgctgctttcagattacacagACCAGCTGACAGATTATCTATAAAAGGGTTGGGCAGCATCTTTCATATCTGCATTGGGCCTTGACAAACAATGCTGCACGCTGGACTGGAAAGTCACCAAGGCACCCGTCAGGTATTAAGCATGAGACCTATTCTGCCTAAGGAGGGAATgtgagggggggggggcacagtgcTATTAGTAATTAgagaaataaatacaatttattCACCTTCGGGACTATTCTCTGGTGGAAAGTAAGTAACTCCAAGCAACAAAAGTTAGATAAGACACAAGAAATAGGATTCTGCTCTTTATTTACATCCGGTTAGTCTCCATTTCTTGGCACCACTAATAACTTAACAGGAAGCAAGAGATGGTGGTCTACATTGAGCAACATGCTGACTGCACACTACTATGGAGCAAGAGCTGGTCATCAACTGTGTCATGACCTCCGGGATAAAACAGGGCTACTGCAGACAGGGAGAATAAAAACTTGTCGAAAGGACTCGGGGAGGAGACCATTCTGCCAATACAGAGGACAAGCAGTATCGGTACATAACTGACTCACAGGAACATAATCCTTGGCTGCTGTCTTAAGAGGAGTATATTGTGAGATGAAGACGTTCCCACAACTTAACAAGCACAAGAGTCTTACACATCATATACTCCCACCATTATATTACACCATATATCAATCCATGACTAATGAGGGATGACCGCATACTGCAGGAACAAGACGTTATGACGTTAAAATACAaacattttctgcaataaaaatCATTGTCCGTCTGCAGTGTTACATGATGAGAATCAGACCTTTGATATACACTTGAAATAAATAATGGCAGAGAATCGTATGCGAGCTCGGACCTGCTGTAAGACAAGGGGACAGTAGAAAAGTGGGTTAGGCACAGGAATTACATGACAATGTGCAGCAGAGCATGCAACAACATAAACTGCCATCTCTGCCCAGTCTTTACTGGTGGAGTAATAAATATCTTCCCACGGCTAGAACAGTCTCATTGGCTGTAGTGTCCTAGGGCCCATCTTTGTAGAACATCTGCTTTGCTCCAAGGTTAGACTATCCGTATGTACAGGACACCAAGAGCGTCGGCAAACTCCGGTAGAGTTCACTATAGGAAGCCCTCCTTGCGGAACTGCTCGTGCAAGATGTCCCGGTATTCATCAAAACCTCCCTCGATTCGAGTCACGCCGCCATTCTCACAGACCCATAGCTCGTGACAAACAAGGCGGATGAATCGCTCATCGTGGGAAACCAGGATTACTCCTCCCTAGAGAAAGGATATAACAAATGGAACTTGAATACTAGGCTAAACACGCAAAGCAAAGAATCAGAAAGGAAAATGTACTTCTAAGGCCTGGGCTACACTGCGACCTTCTGCAGCACTACTGATAGATTTTAGCTACTTTGCTAGAGCTGCAGTCCAAAGCAATACATTAAGTTGTATGCAATCGGATTGACTGTAGCTGCCACTTAATAGTTAAAATCAATCAGTAATGCTAGAAAAAGTCACAGTGTAGCCCAGGCCTAGGGGAAAGCTTTATACTTCCTTATTTTAATGGCATCCTAGTTTTGGCAACTGCATGGTAAGGCTCAACAGATCTCTTCAGGCAGAACAGAACTAGGATTAGGAACaacattaaataaataaatttatatataattatatacacatAATTGTCTGGTATTTGCTGTGGCATATGAATGTACACCAGTGGCACCAGGAATACCCCTCTGCAGCAAATGTTCTACTTTCTGAAACACCAGAACATATGGACTGTCAGAATGAACATTAATGTAGAGCCCCATCATCCAGGTGTCTAGTATCACCAATACGGTGTGTCATACTTGTGTCTATGACAAAAGATCATATTTTAAACACATGTATAAGTAAGTCTTATCATATGCAGAAAGTAGGAGGAAAGGGTAAAAGAACCAACCCGGAATTTATTCAGTGCTCTTCCCAAAGCTTCAATCGTCTCCATATCAAGGTGATTGGTCGGCTCATCCAGAATGTAAAAGTTTGGACtgacgaaaaaaaaaaaggaaggaaatgtaataaCCATTTTCCCCTCTATAGAAATATAGAATGTCCACTATAAAAAGAAGCAGAAGTCACGGTAACTTACTAAAGCATTGTCATTTGTGCAAACGCCACACGACTCTTTTGGCCTCCGGACAAACTAGCTACAGGCCGTACTGCAAGTTCACCAGATATCCCGTAACTGCCAAGCTGATGGCGATATTCCTCCTCTACTTTACCTGGAAAAGATGGAAACAATGCAGCAGAATAAGGAACAGAATCTGTTCATATACTGACTCTAGGACATCAGGGTGGTACCTGCAATTCAGAATTGGGTGCCACATAAATGCTAatacgcaaattgcctcttcagagatgtTGCTACAAATTCTTTGCTATAGAACTTGCAAGTGCTGCGCGGATCACTGGAGCGTTTTAATCCGCCAGCTTCGCTTTCCCTGTGTGCGCCCCCGATGGGTCAGAGGCACAGTGGTCTCTGCTTGCAGCATGGGAAGTGCACAGTTCAGTTAAGAGGCGCAACCATGCCACTGGACCGGACGAAGAGgcaaattagtttttttttctctttttccaggctaatgttcttggattttcagcagcaaaaacgcagcaaataatgatacctgcgtttttgctgcgtttttttcaacacccattcaagtcaatgggtgaaaaaacgcagcaaaaacgctgaaagaagtgacatgctctatgtcaaaaaaacgcagcaaagcacaaaatactgatcaaacaaaaaaccaatgtgtgtgcatgagatttctgaaatctcataggctttgctggtactgtaaaaagcagctgaaaattagcataaaaaaacgcagcaaaaaagtcctgtgtgaacataccctaatagtatgAAGTGCCAATTAAATTATTTGTCCCTTCCCATTACATTTATTTTTCTATATGGGATAAATAGTTATAATTGGGGTGAGGCTACAAACTACAGATAGCTTTATTTCTTCATTTTACATATTGTGGCACCCATaccataaatgtattttattgcagATTTTTCCTGTTACATGAACTGTATGCACAGATCAAGAAGGCAGAGACCATAATAAACCTTCTCTGCCTTCTCCTCCTGGCTCTGTGAAGACATTCTAAAACGTCCTTGCAGAGTCATATGCAGACTGCCATGACATTTTATTTAGAaactgtaaagggaacctgtcacattgtacATGCAGTCTAATCTGTGGACAGCATAGTATACAGAATAAGAAGCTGAACAGAATGAAATATAAGATTGTTGGAAAAGATTCCCTAGTGTTTGTATGCATtctagtccagtgggtggtcctattcaaTGACTGCCTTTCAAGTATGACTGAGAATGCAAAAATAGTTGGCATTCACataaggaccacccactggactcattcaTACAAACACTAGGGATTTTAATGAATACAATCCAATTTCTGCTGTTGAGCACATAAACTGATAAGCTCCTCCTGTTCCATAGCATTCTTCCTTTTAAAATGCTATGAGAATTTTAGGTATGTGCTAACATTTTTCCTATTTACTGGAGAAGGACATATACGGATCAGTTGAATTTTGAAGCATCTTAGAAGTGAATGTCCGGTTTACCTGGGAACCGTTTTGCAAGTAGCTCCACTGAGTTGACGTTCAGATCCAGCTGATCCACATGATGCTGACTGAAGTAACCGATCTTAAGATTCCTGGTGGTTTGGAAAAATGAAAAGACATTTACTGTAGTATAGCAGCATGTTTAGAGTCCAGATTGTATGAAAGACAAATCTTTATGAACATTGGACTGACAATATCAAAATGGTGATGAAGAGAAGCGATCAAGAGAGCCTTTATTTCCTaacaaaattaaaaagaaacaTGATACTGACTGTCTAGCCACAACTAATAACCTTCCAATGCTCCTTACTACACAGTTTTTTGCAATCTCATACAAAACAACGATCATACTCCACTACAGCTTGGCCGATTGCCACTAACCTGTGTGCGTGTCGAATCCCCTGCACCGGAGACAATTCTCCCAGTAACAACTTCAACATTGTGGATTTTCCTGCTCCATTCTCTCCTACCTATAAAATGAAGCATGTTGCGACTGAAAATCAGCACTACTTAGCAGACCTGTAAATTCAACGCATGTTGTTCTTGTCCTCCCTGGTCAGCAGCTGCCCTCCTTACTGGCTCCTACACCTATAGCTGGGTCCACATGCCAGTTAGGTTACagcagtcattaaagggaacctgtcagcagattttgccgctattagATAGGGCCACCACCTTtttgggcttatatacagcattctataatacgcAGATAAGCCTCTGGTCTGAACTGCAAGTTTTATTATATTCACCCGGGGTGGGGAGTgcgttccggtccgatgggtgttgcaggtccgtgtccggcgcctcccatctactTGCAACGCTGCCCTCCtacttcttcatcgctccccagcatcgcgctcctgcgaaggcgtacttctctgccctgttgagggcagagtaaagtactgcagtgcgcaggcgccgggcctctctgacctttcccttacAGAATGCTATACATAAGCCCCaaaaggcggtggccgcatcttatagcggcaaaatctgctgacaggttctctttaagcaacAGTTTTATCAGCGACCACTGTTCTCtcatttctcttttgttccacCAGTTGTACAGGTTTACAGTTTTCCTTAATAGGCATCCCCACACAATGTTTTATATTAATTAATATTGAAATAATTACTAtacaatttacatatttaatttcccagatgaAAATTGCATGGCTTATACGCCCCCTTACTCAGGCATGTCATTCTCCACAAGCAGAAATATGTTACCCCTTACGCCCCAGCCAGAGGTCTCTCATACAGCCACATAaggtctcatgctttgcactgatgagggggaaacagtgtctgcaaattgagattctgatttggctcgtATCCTAAGTCATATAGCAAGGGttcatattgacttttaggattcctaCTTCCAATAGTTGGCGCTAGCGTTCAAGACCTCTTCTTCTtttaagaggcaatttgcatatgaattaCTATACATCTTTAGGAAAATGCAATCAGTCTTACTCCTGACATTCTTAGATAACAGAAATGTGGATTTTTAGAATGAATAAGATATTTCTTTAAAATCATTTTAACAGAACCATCTCCTTTTATATATATGAAGATAAATAGGATGGCAATGGAATAGATTCACACATCATGGTGAACAAAATTTCAGGAAACAGATTTATTTTCGTCTAATAAGATAATACagtgatatagatatagatatatatatatatatacacacatacacacacaatttTATATACATGGTAGATCGGCTCTTACCACGCAGATTCGAGAGTCCAGATCTGCAGAGACAGACAGATTCTTGAAGACTGGCTGACTTGAAGAATACCAAAAATCAACCTCATCCAACTGCAAAATTGGCGGAGAAAACTTTTCAAAGCCATCAGGAAACCTGTCAGAAAAGAGTAATTATTTTATTCATCAGCCCCCAAAACCTGGCTGACTAATTTGAGAAGAAAGTAATTTGACAGATGCCCACCTTAATATCACTTCAGAATCCTTGTCTACTGGCTTCAGTTCTGGCCTACAAGAAGTAACAAAGCACTCAAATTGGTAACTGTGGCTTCCCATCGGATCACCACCCACCCTCCACAAGGGGAAAACTTACAGTTTTTCCAGAAGTTTAATCTTACTCTGCACTTGAGAAGCCCGGTTGGCATTATATCGAAATCGATCAATAAACACCTAGGAAAGTAAAATGTGCAAATGTACAAATGCACACTAAACGCATGGAACGATTACACACATCCTATAAATTTCTACTCATTGATTTCCCCAGAAAGGATTCATATGATCACCTGTATATGTTCCCGATACTGCTGCTGTGCTTCATACTCTCTCTGTTGATTCTTTAGCCGCTCTTCCTTCGTCTTCAAAAAGCTCTCAAAGTTGCCACGGTAAGCCTCCAAGCGTTGACTATGCAGGTGCAAAATATCAGTCGCAACTGTATTCAGAAAATTACGGTCATGGGAGACAACTAGAATTGTGGAAGGCCAGGTCTGCAAGAAAAACGTCATATTACGGTACATCCATTCTGTTCTCCACATCTAAAAACGAACGGAAAGCACATGATTATTATTAACCTGCAAATAGTTTTCCAGCCACAGGATGGCTCGCACATCTAACATGTTGGTAGGTTCTGGAGAAAAGTAACACAAAAAAGTTAAAAGattataaaataaatacataaaattaaACAATTAAAATGAAATGAAATTAGCAGAATATTTACCATCAAGCAGAAGCAGGTCAGGCCTAGATACAGAGAAAAAGATCATTTACACAAAGGCATTGCTAATAACTGTTCCATTTAAATTTTCATTTCACACATAATAGGGATTTAATGGCTGATGATCACTAGATCCTTATAAGCAGTGACCTGTA
Encoded here:
- the ABCF3 gene encoding ATP-binding cassette sub-family F member 3, which codes for MATFVEILRSEFPQLDAELLQYVTDVLDSGQSDFESENDLFEAVGELLQDVSGDTKGDDDIRDICQRMYRSMRMNHQVPSQAQVLLDAPIQLSQITDYEVDPQVLSVLLMKKDQSSTVDVRKLEKAEAKLKAKQEKRSERETQKTGGNVVMEEASASQAASKKENRIESSGKNKSYDIRIDNFDVSFGERVLLTGAELHLAAGRRFGLVGRNGLGKTTLLKMLASRSLRVPSHISILHVEQEVAGDDTQALQSVLECDTLRENLLKEEKELNARISAGKGDGSESVRLSEIYGKLEEIEADKAPAKASVILAGLGFKHNMQQQMTKEFSGGWRMRLALARALFARPDLLLLDEPTNMLDVRAILWLENYLQTWPSTILVVSHDRNFLNTVATDILHLHSQRLEAYRGNFESFLKTKEERLKNQQREYEAQQQYREHIQVFIDRFRYNANRASQVQSKIKLLEKLPELKPVDKDSEVILRFPDGFEKFSPPILQLDEVDFWYSSSQPVFKNLSVSADLDSRICVVGENGAGKSTMLKLLLGELSPVQGIRHAHRNLKIGYFSQHHVDQLDLNVNSVELLAKRFPGKVEEEYRHQLGSYGISGELAVRPVASLSGGQKSRVAFAQMTMLYPNFYILDEPTNHLDMETIEALGRALNKFRGGVILVSHDERFIRLVCHELWVCENGGVTRIEGGFDEYRDILHEQFRKEGFL